Part of the Nicotiana sylvestris chromosome 5, ASM39365v2, whole genome shotgun sequence genome is shown below.
gtgtcacgttttaacttgtgttcgctttgcaaaaaaaaattgcaagcgtacccgctttttcgcataacttcagcatacggggcttaagtagcaaagacaatcacgcaaaacttcagtattctagtagccgggcctgaaattcagctctagagatgaaatttttgttttgtaactatcgaacttcagctctCTCTATCGAACTTCAGCtcgagagctgaagtttttgtttgtaactggcgaactttagctctagagctgaagtttttatttgtaagtTTCAGTTCTAGAACAGttctagaactgaagtttttgttttgtaactgtcgaacttcagctctagagctgaagtttttgcttgtaagctgaagtttttgttttgtaactgtcaaacttcaactctagagctgaagtttttgtttgtaactagtgaacttcagctttagagctgaagttttttctgAAAAAATCAGCTTTTATGTTATCGTCCACTTTAATGCATCAGCCTCATTTCGTCTAACTCACACTTAGCTTTGCTTAGCCATTTTTATTGCTAAGCAACTGATATTCGAAAATACATTATACAGTCTATTATACATTCAGACAAcacaaatttttctttttctgaacacaGAAACATCTAATTCACATATACAAGGTTAGCTTTCTACTTGCTTCAATTATGCTTCTGGCTATAGCAATAATTTTGTCCACAAATTATGTTGAAAAAATCCCAAGTACTAGAGGCTCTTTCTAAAAATGATTATTAATTTCTTGAAAACAAAATCCTAAATAAAAACGTTGTGTGAATACAGGTTATATACATAGCCGTAACAGATTTCTTGAAGAAAAGGGAGAAGGAGAAGTTGGAGAAAGAAGAGGCGGGtataactttgaggaggagaaagggggctgaaagtgtttaaaaagtgggtacaagttaaaagtttttaaataaataagtatAGGTTAAATGGAGGCAACCAAATAGGGCGCACGTCCAATTTTTACCACTTTTGTGGCCTGGGCCCTGTATTAAGAAGTTTGCGACGTTTTTGAAATTAAACTACTGGTCCTAGTATTAAATTTGACTTTTAAACTTCAGATAAGGTGACCACTTTCGAACTTCAAAGTGATGGTCTACTTTTGAAAAATGATCAACTCCTAAATATAAGGCCACAAAAGTGGTTATTTGTGCAAAGAGTTTACCTTGTATGCGTAATAATTTTCTACATTATTATGTCATCTTTATCTGTTATACCAAGTAATATGTATTATTTCAAAAGTTATTAGTCTCACTTTTTACGTAAGATTATTTACGAATATATTTTTAGTGACCTGGTAATATAAAATATTCTTTACATGAGTTAAACTTTAGCAATTAAATTACATCTCACGCTAATTTGTCTCACAAGACCACTTCTTTCAAAGGAGTTCTATGATTGCCATGATTCTGCTTGTTTCTTGCCCCACAAACGATTCTGAACTCAAATCATATATACTTGACGTCAACCCTTTTTGCATATAGGCTTGAGTCTTGACGTTAGTATGAATATATAAGACGAATTTCAGATAAATACAGAAAAATAACTTCCAGTCCAATAAAACAACTTACATTTGCATAATGCAATTGTAACATTATATTATTGACTTTGCCGGAAGACTAAATTATATGCGTAAAGATGCAAAAACCggctattttaaaaaataagaggagtaattaagaaaaagaacaaattCATTACCAAAAAGATTATAAATAAAATTATCCCCTTATGGCGAAAACTACTCGAGTTTAAACAACTTTTAATTTAGTCTGTAACACTGTACATGTACTAAAATAAGGTTGTCCTCAAGCTGAATTTGTTTCACTAGAccacttttttctgcttctgttgCTAGTATTAGGAATCCTACCACTATTCCCATGATTAttcttgttgttattgttacTTGCTCCACAAACAATTCTGAACTCAATACCATATGCATTTCCAAAGCAAGAAAACAACCCTCCGTCGGAATTTCGCCGTGAATGTCCTCCGTTTACCACTGCCAGTGCCGCTGTCTCCTTCCTCCCTTTCTCCATACTTGATGCTAACCCTTTGGCATATGCTTCCTCTGCTGTTAAATCCTCTAATATTGAGCTTTCCCCATCTTCCATTTCCTTTGGTTGTTTGATCTGCACTTTTTGTGGTGGTGGTTGATACCTGTTGAAAACATAATAAAAGTATCACACAATTAAACATGACATGTGAGCCAACAAATTTTGACCTTTTTTCAGGTCACTATTTAAATTTTGTCCCCCGATAGCCTAATGGGTTAACTATCACCTTTAAAAGTGGTTGGATGAATTTTTAAGGACAACTTAGTCCCCTAGGCTAACAGAGGACAAGATTTAAATAGTAGCCCAACAAGGTCATTTTTGCAAATGCCCCTCAGCGCCTCATTGTCAAATTTACAGCCACCCCCCCCTTtcccacccccccccccaaagaaGGCCAGACATTAACAGTGAGATAGTCACACAGTTCAATAACGACGATACCTTTTAGCAGCTATCTCAGCAGCAACAATGGAAGCTGATGGACCAATATCGGAACACAATTCTGATCCATTTACTATAGACCCATTGCACATTGATCCATTTACCATTGAGCCATTACAAACTGAGCCAGCTTTGTTAGGAAAATCTTCATTGTTAACTTCTGAATACCCTAAACTCAAAGATCTCCATAGTTGGATTTTATCATTTATTTGCCTTTGTTTCTCATCATCTTCTTGATAATTTTCATTCATTTTCTTGTCTAAAATGTCTCGATAATCCAAAGAAGAAGGGTTCATAATTTCATTACAAATTAGTGGCATACTTCTCATAGAACTATGAATAAGTGAGACACCCATGTTGAGAATTCCTTGTGGATTTCCTGATGGTCTTCTAATTTGTAAAGCAACAAATCTTTTGCCATTTGAATTATTAATAAAAGGGTTGATGAGATTATTCAAAAGAACATGAACTGTACCAACTAACACATCCCTAAACCAAGAAACGGTGTAAATTTCAACATGAACTGCAGAAGTTTCTGAATATAGGAACTCATCATTGACCTGTAAGATAATATAATTAAACAAAGTGAGGAGAATTGATCATTGAGACTTGAAAACAACTTTTCTTAAAAGAGTTTTATTAGATATATACTATCTTTTTAGAAAGAAATACAAACAAGTCTTTTCACGATACAACAAAACCATTTTGTATACTCTTAAGTTAAATTAACTTAGCCATATTGATTCATGAATAGACATGTCCTTTTGGATTAAAACTAAAATTAATATATCTAAATTTTAATTCATTTTCTTAACAAACAGAAATTTTCAAGCCTTACCAACAAATAAAGATTTAGAATCTCATACTTTAATTTGCCCTCTGATATATATGAGACAATCTCACTTCATATATATGACAAACATGGGCAAAGTTATTAGGTAGATGTGCAAGGGGTTCAATTGAATCTAGAAAATTATGCTGCGCAATACACAATAAATAAATT
Proteins encoded:
- the LOC104242159 gene encoding uncharacterized protein, which translates into the protein MDPNNNISTTPESSSLSYQPSPNSNNIAPSSSNYNHILEISLISAQDLAPVSKSLRTYALAWINPNKKRSTRIDNEGHNNPTWNDKFSFKVNDEFLYSETSAVHVEIYTVSWFRDVLVGTVHVLLNNLINPFINNSNGKRFVALQIRRPSGNPQGILNMGVSLIHSSMRSMPLICNEIMNPSSLDYRDILDKKMNENYQEDDEKQRQINDKIQLWRSLSLGYSEVNNEDFPNKAGSVCNGSMVNGSMCNGSIVNGSELCSDIGPSASIVAAEIAAKRYQPPPQKVQIKQPKEMEDGESSILEDLTAEEAYAKGLASSMEKGRKETAALAVVNGGHSRRNSDGGLFSCFGNAYGIEFRIVCGASNNNNKNNHGNSGRIPNTSNRSRKKWSSETNSA